Proteins from a single region of Lampris incognitus isolate fLamInc1 chromosome 16, fLamInc1.hap2, whole genome shotgun sequence:
- the hhipl1 gene encoding HHIP-like protein 1: MRRRACEVPGGVWRSPLRAVCVLALCLSPALPHPQCLDFKPPFRPQTELEFCVTYKEFGCCDAAKDRLLQDKFYQIVGNFGYNAYASCAGHVQELLCQECSPFAAHLFDAEDPSTPMRTIPGLCPDYCTQFWKKCSSMVTYLSDDPHLADAKHDQAHFCRHLQLDDVDYCYPHLLSNQQLTQNLGRVQSDSEGCLQLCLEEVANGLRNPLAMVHANDGTHRFFIAEQVGLVWTYLPDRSRLEKPFLNITKAVLTSSWEGDERGFLGLTFHPNYKYSGKLYVYYSVEVGFDERIRISQFHVSASDMNVVDHSSERVILEIDEPASNHNGGQLLFADDGYLYIFTGDGGMAGDPFGRYGNAQNKSALLGKVLRIDVDDNDRGPLYRIPRDNPFVHNPEARPEVYAYGVRNMWRCSVDRGDPLTKEGKGRIFCGDVGQNKFEEVDIIERGRNYGWRAKEGFSCYDKKLCANSSLDDVLPIYAYPHKMGKSVTGGYVYRGCEYPNLNGIYIFGDFMSGRLMSLQEDRNTRRWEYHEICMGMGQTCTFPGLINNYYQYIISFAEDEAGELYFMSTGIPSATSPSGVVYKVVDPSRRAPPRKCRYDPLPVRVKSNLIKFVPKETLIGVEPPTENGAEPHPTESYDWLQELLDHLGNPEPELTTPFPTTPTTTTTTRPPRHTRRKGRRKKGRHRADSGSNPQNGAVRLVGDEHGRSDRGRVEIYANGEWGTVCDDLWTTLNAAVVCRQLGFRKALKASKNSEFGEGNTLRILLDDVQCEGTESNLLDCRHAGVGLHNCAHYEDAGVICGNSDSVVEV; this comes from the exons ATGCGGCGTCGTGCCTGCGAGGTGCCGGGCGGCGTGTGGCGTTCGCCGCTCAGGGCCGTCTGCGTCTTGGCGTTGTGCCTCTCACCTGCGCTGCCGCACCCGCAGTGTCTCGACTTCAAGCCCCCCTTCCGGCCGCAGACGGAGCTGGAGTTTTGCGTCACGTACAAGGAGTTCGGCTGCTGCGACGCCGCGAAGGACCGACTCCTGCAGGACAAGTTCTACCAGATCGTGGGCAACTTCGGCTACAACGCCTACGCCAGCTGCGCCGGCCACGTCCAGGAGCTGCTGTGCCAG GAGTGTTCTCCCTTTGCGGCTCACCTCTTTGATGCCGAGGACCCCAGCACCCCGATGCGAACCATCCCTGGGCTTTGCCCCGACTACTGCACTCAGTTCTGGAAGAAGTGCAGCTCCATGGTCACCTATCTGTCCGATGACCCGCATCTGGCCGACGCCAAACATGACCAGGCCCACTTCTGTCGTCACCTGCAGCTCGACGACGTCGACTACTGCTACCCACATCTCCTCAGCAACCAGCAGCTCACCCAGAACCTGGGCCGGGTCCAGTCCGACTCAGAGGGCTGTCTGCAGCTGTGCCTCGAGGAAGTGGCCAACGGGTTGCGGAACCCGCTCGCCATGGTGCACGCCAATGACGGGACGCACCGCTTCTTTATCGCGGAGCAGGTGGGGTTGGTGTGGACCTACTTGCCAGACCGGTCCAGACTGGAGAAGCCGTTTCTGAACATTACCAAAGCGGTGCTGACGTCATCGTGGGAAGGGGACGAGAGGGGTTTTCTCGGGCTGACCTTTCACCCCAACTACAAGTACAGTGGGAAGTTGTATGTGTATTACTCAGTGGAGGTGGGTTTCGACGAAAGGATCAGGATCAGCCAATTCCATGTTTCTGCCAGCGACATGAATGTTGTGGATCATTCTTCCGAGAG GGTTATTCTGGAGATTGACGAACCTGCGTCTAACCACAACGGAGGGCAGCTGCTGTTCGCGGATGACGGCTACTTGTACATTTTCACAGGGGATGGAGGCATGGCAGGAGACCCCTTTGGGAGATATGGCAATGCCCAGAACAA GTCAGCTCTGCTCGGCAAAGTCCTGCGTATCGATGTGGACGACAACGACAGGGGCCCACTGTACCGGATCCCCCGGGACAACCCTTTCGTGCACAATCCCGAGGCGCGCCCCGAGGTGTACGCGTACGGCGTGCGCAACATGTGGAGGTGCTCGGTCGACCGGGGCGACCCCCTGACCAAAGAGGGCAAAGGTCGCATCTTCTGCGGGGACGTGGGACAGAATAAGTTTGAGGAGGTGGACATCATAGAGAGAGGCCGGAACTACGGCTGGAGAGCCAAAGAGGGATTTTCCTGCTATGACAAGAAGCTGTGCGCCAACAGCTCGCTAG ATGATGTCCTACCTATTTATGCATACCCCCACAAGATGGGCAAGTCTGTCACTGGTGGCTACGTCTATCGAGGCTGTGAATACCCTAATCTGAATGGCATTTACATCTTTGGAGACTTCATGAGCGG GCGCTTGATGAGTCTTCAGGAGGACAGAAACACAAGGCGCTGGGAATACCATGAGATCTGCATGGGCATGGGCCAGACGTGCACCTTTCCTGGACTTATAAACAACTACTACCAGTACATCATCTCCTTTGCAGAGGATGAAGCAG GGGAGCTGTATTTCATGTCGACAGGAATACCGAGTGCCACTTCCCCTTCTGGAGTTGTGTACAAGGTGGTGGATCCCTCAAG ACGCGCTCCACCGAGAAAATGTCGCTATGACCCTCTTCCTGTCCGAGTGAAGAGCAACCTCATCAAGTTCGTTCCAAAGGAAA CATTAATCGGTGTTGAACCGCCAACCGAGAATGGGGCAGAGCCGCATCCGACCGAGTCCTATGACTGGCTCCAGGAGCTCCTCGACCATCTTGGAAATCCAGAGCCAGAACTGACCACACCCTTCCCAActacacccaccaccaccaccaccaccagaccgcccagACATACAAGACGAAAGGGACGTCGCAAGAAGGGCAGGCACAGGGCCGACAGTGGGTCCAATCCTCAGAACGGAGCAGTGAGACTGGTTGGGGATGAGCACGGCCGCAGCGACCGTGGGCGGGTGGAGATATACGCCAACGGGGAGTGGGGTACGGTGTGCGATGACCTATGGACCACCTTGAACGCGGCTGTGGTTTGCCGGCAGCTGGGTTTCCGGAAGGCGCTGAAGGCGTCCAAGAACTCGGAGTTTGGTGAGGGGAACACTCTGCGGATTCTTCTAGACGATGTCCAGTGTGAGGGCACCGAGTCAAACCTGCTGGACTGCAGACATGCAGGTGTGGGGCTGCATAACTGCGCCCACTATGAGGACGCCGGCGTGATCTGCGGCAATTCGGACTCCGTCGTGGAAGTCTAA